Proteins encoded together in one Lagopus muta isolate bLagMut1 chromosome 3, bLagMut1 primary, whole genome shotgun sequence window:
- the ABRA gene encoding actin-binding Rho-activating protein has translation MAADSNTGPEEKPSKTPVKRAVHKIRTASLVFSLARGWQQWASDRNVKQAQEPPGWVPTAVDASAQSVQERHSEKWPVPSTKRDDEKSSANELAATNAEKRSRESDEALKKFNIKSKEVLKTVVSKAYERASDVSLLSGRYENNHSGSETTKFIEESNGIDKILNGKLSPTIRRKCSNRVSDAIEGFKEKDKLGTREELLLKCHDDSMDAEDSGYGEAEDRLEPEVIPVKVKQPSLMNKCNEESSIKAHRKYSPVSSLKNRWQEWADQHIITQKLNPFSEDFDHELAMSTRLHKGDEGYGRPKEGTKTAERAKRAEAHIHREIRDLCFIIKTMAEPRSDGKIQVTFGELFERYVRISDKVVGILMRARKHGLVDFEGEMLWQGRDDNVIITLLK, from the exons ATGGCAGCAGACAGCAACACGGGCCCTGAAGAGAAGCCGAGCAAGACTCCTGTGAAAAGAGCTGTCCACAAGATCCGAACCGCCAGCCTTGTCTTCAGCTTAGCTCgaggatggcagcagtgggcaAGTGACCGCAACGTAAAGCAAGCCCAAGAACCCCCCGGGTGGGTCCCCACTGCAGTAGATGCATCAGCTCAgtcagtgcaagaaagacactcTGAAAAATGGCCAGTTCCATCTACCAAGAGGGACGATGAAAAATCCTCAGCAAATGAACTGGCGGcaacaaatgctgaaaaaagGTCAAGAGAATCTGATGAAGCTCTTAAAAAGTTCAACATTAAAAGCAAAGAGGTGCTGAAAACTGTTGTAAGTAAAGCCTATGAACGAGCAAGTGATGTCAGCCTCCTCAGTGGCAGATATGAGAACAACCACAGCGGCTCAGAGACGACCAAGTTCATAGAAGAATCAAATGGTATCGACAAAATTCTTAATGGGAAATTATCTCCCACTATAAGGAGAAAATGTTCAAACAGAGTATCAGACGCCATTGAGGGCTTTAAAGAGAAGGACAAATTAGGAACTAGGGAAGAACTGCTGTTGAAGTGCCACGATGACAGCATGGATGCAGAAGACAGTGGCTATGGGGAAGCAGAAGACAGACTTGAGCCAGAGGTGATCCCTGTGAAGGTCAAACAACCATCTCT CATGAACAAGTGCAATGAAGAAAGCAGCATCAAAGCTCATAGGAAGTACAGTCCCGTTAGCAGCCTGAAGAACAGATGGCAGGAATGGGCAGACCAGCACATCATAACGCAGAAGCTGAATCCCTTCAGTGAAGATTTTGACCACGAACTGGCCATGTCCACACGCCTGCACAAAGGAGACGAAGGCTACGGCCGGCCCAAGGAAGGCACCAAAACCGCTGAAAGGGCCAAGAGAGCAGAGGCTCACATTCACAGGGAGATTAGAGACCTGTGTTTCATCATTAAAACCATGGCTGAGCCACGGAGTGACGGCAAGATCCAAGTCACTTTTGGAGAACTCTTTGAGAGATATGTTCGTATTTCAGATAAGGTTGTTGGGATTCTCATGAGAGCCAGGAAACATGGGCTGGTGGACTTTGAGGGAGAAATGTTATGGCAAGGAAGGGATGACAACGTCATAATTACTTTATTAAAATAA